From the genome of Mugil cephalus isolate CIBA_MC_2020 chromosome 2, CIBA_Mcephalus_1.1, whole genome shotgun sequence, one region includes:
- the LOC125004334 gene encoding uncharacterized protein LOC125004334 isoform X1, whose product MCSLSAVRSAAIELRLKIQDLRFTISPETMSEDRGGSLPLKGITGLPQNTLCTSSQAYDWTELELGEDKRSELAVYIILPAASVLLLLLLVGLTYARRSRGKLSLANIIALDLQDAEGGAEILSSLTRNAERHTSTSSDGSDGVFVMVYLPPPYEETLTKITRAASLSSSRDAESMKTEDLEAKLCPELKSSGRYV is encoded by the exons ATGTGCAGTTTATCTGCTGTGCGGTCGGCTGCGATAGAGCTAAGACTAAAAATACAGGACTTACGTTTTACAATATCCCCAGAAACAATGTCTGAAGACAGAGGTGGGTCGCTGCCATTAAAAGGAATCACTGGACTCCCACAGAACACTCTGTGCACTTCATCTCAG GCCTACGACTGGACTGAGCTGGAGCTGGGGGAGGACAAAAGGTCGGAGCTGGCCGTCTACATCATCCTCCCCGCGGCCTccgtcctcctgctgctcctcctcgtcGGCCTGACGTACGCCCGCCGCTCCCGCGGAAAGCTGAGCCTGGCCAACATCATCGCCCTGGACCTGCAGGACGCGGAGGGCGGCGCCGAGATCCTCTCCTCCCTGACCCGCAACGCGGAGCGCCACACCAGCACCAGCTCCGACGGCTCGGACGGCGTCTTCGTCATGGTCTACCTGCCGCCGCCCTACGAGGAGACGCTCACCAAGATCACCAGGGCGGCCAGCCTGTCCAGCTCCAGGGACGCAGAGTCCATGAAGACAGAGGACCTGGAGGCCAAGCTGTGTCCTGAGCTCAAGTCCAGCGGTCGCTACG
- the LOC125004334 gene encoding small integral membrane protein 28-like isoform X2 → MRALLDSSWMRFGPAGRGSYDWVTGSPSTPEQQAYDWTELELGEDKRSELAVYIILPAASVLLLLLLVGLTYARRSRGKLSLANIIALDLQDAEGGAEILSSLTRNAERHTSTSSDGSDGVFVMVYLPPPYEETLTKITRAASLSSSRDAESMKTEDLEAKLCPELKSSGRYV, encoded by the exons ATGCGGGCGCTACTGGACAGCAGCTGGATGAGGTTCGGGCCGGCCGGCCGAGGGTCGTACGACTGGGTGACGGGATCCCCCTCGACTCCGGAGCAGCAG GCCTACGACTGGACTGAGCTGGAGCTGGGGGAGGACAAAAGGTCGGAGCTGGCCGTCTACATCATCCTCCCCGCGGCCTccgtcctcctgctgctcctcctcgtcGGCCTGACGTACGCCCGCCGCTCCCGCGGAAAGCTGAGCCTGGCCAACATCATCGCCCTGGACCTGCAGGACGCGGAGGGCGGCGCCGAGATCCTCTCCTCCCTGACCCGCAACGCGGAGCGCCACACCAGCACCAGCTCCGACGGCTCGGACGGCGTCTTCGTCATGGTCTACCTGCCGCCGCCCTACGAGGAGACGCTCACCAAGATCACCAGGGCGGCCAGCCTGTCCAGCTCCAGGGACGCAGAGTCCATGAAGACAGAGGACCTGGAGGCCAAGCTGTGTCCTGAGCTCAAGTCCAGCGGTCGCTACG